In Pyrus communis chromosome 1, drPyrComm1.1, whole genome shotgun sequence, the following are encoded in one genomic region:
- the LOC137730460 gene encoding uncharacterized protein gives MEWRKCYLDVILVPLGFLMTASYHAWLWHNVRTNPRSTIIGINTSGRRFWVSAMMKDNEKKNILAVQTLRNTIMGSTLMATTSILLCSGLAAVISSTYSVKKPLNDTVYGAHGEFMVALKYVTLLTIFLFSFMCHSLSIRFINQVNILINSPQEPTSLVTPEYVSALLEKGYLLNTAGNRLFYAALPLVLWIFGPVLVFLCSATMVPVLYNLDFVSSSSTDKTEMDSGNENGDAFV, from the exons ATGGAATGGAGAAAATGCTACTTGGATGTCATTCTTGTACCACTAGGGTTCCTCATGACTGCTTCGTATCATGCTTGGTTATGGCATAATGTTCGGACCAACCCACGATCTACCATCATCGGCATAAACACCAGCGGACGACGATTCTGGGTCTCAGCGATGATGAAG GACAATGAAAAGAAGAACATCCTGGCCGTCCAAACCCTTCGTAACACGATCATGGGATCAACCCTAATGGCCACCACATCAATCCTCCTATGCTCCGGCCTAGCAGCTGTGATCAGCAGCACATACAGTGTAAAGAAACCGCTCAATGATACCGTTTACGGGGCACACGGGGAATTCATGGTTGCTTTAAAATACGTCACCCTACTCACAATTTTCCTCTTCTCGTTCATGTGTCACTCGCTTTCAATCAGGTTCATAAACCAAGTTAACATCCTAATTAACAGTCCACAAGAACCCACGTCGTTGGTGACTCCAGAGTATGTGTCTGCGCTTTTGGAAAAGGGTTACTTGTTAAACACTGCGGGGAACAGGTTGTTTTATGCAGCACTGCCTCTCGTGCTTTGGATATTTGGACCAGTTTTGGTGTTTTTGTGTTCTGCCACGATGGTGCCTGTGCTTTACAACTTGGACTTTGTGTCTAGCAGTAGCACTGACAAGACAGAAATGGATAGTGGTAATGAAAATGGGGATGCATTTGTATGA